The DNA window TAGCAAGTGGGCCAAGAAGTGTTGGCCCTCTTAAATCTGGCGTAAGTTATTAGCACACAACACAAATTCGCCCTGTCTGGGGAAACTTTGAACGGAAAAGCGCGATCACCGATCGATCGATCATTATCCGCGATCAGATCAGTAAACAATATTTGATTCTCTAAACAACACTTaatttcgctttcattttCTTACGCCATTTGTGCGGCTGTCgttgttttcgatttttgtttactCAGTCGTCGGTTTAATGACACAAACAGAGAAGAAAACTTGTTAAGTCAACGAAGCTCACAGTGGGTAAGCTCGCAATTCATGAAATACAATCCTTTCCAGCTCACTTGAGTTTTAAACAGACATTTCCTTATGGCCTCTTTAATTTACGTTAACTAGAACCAGAATTTGAGCCATTGATTTGggtatttcaatttgtttttttttcaaaaatgtattattgaATGTTTTCGTAAGCACACAAGCGGCGCCAtattaataattcaaattgaaCTGCGCCTTCGATGTACTCGCTTATTCCCAATTGCGTTTTAATATCACTGCCCCAAAAGTGGGATGGGATTGGAAATACCCAGCACAGCCATCAGAAAGGTCTTAACAAAATTGGCTTTCTTTGCGGCGAAATTTCAGCCTTGGCGTTCGGTGACGTCGTGGATTTCAATTCAAGAATCTGAATAAATGCCAGAACAGCCGAGTATTAACACAAAATATTGTGCATTAATGAGCTGTATTGTGTGTACTTTGTGACTCGTTTGTAGGCGAATCAAAGGAATTTATTATGAGCAATTATTTTGATCCCCGCCCCTCTTCACGAACCCCTCGCCTGTgccaaatcaattaaatttgaaatggaTGACCAACTGTTGGGAGCCAACAGTCGCCGGTTTTCCGTTCGATAGTGCGCGATCCAAAAATAGATACTTTTGAAATAtgctttttttaaaacattcttCCCATTGATTTCAAatatttgacattttttctGTTATAAGAAAATATGAGAGActagtaaataaaataaaaggaaatactTTTTTGGAGTCCtaaatgatatatttttacaGGAATTTCTCTATTCTCAATAATTTATTCGTTTTACCCCACGACATttattttgacatttatttGGCTGCGTGGCCAAGTTTTATTTAGATGGCTCAAAGTGCAAGGACTTTTCCAGCCAAGCGTGAAAGCACATGTCATTTAAGAtgaagaaaatattaaatgcaatgaaaataaatctGAATGTGAAGAAGATATTTATGCATAGCTATAGTCCATTTGAATCTAGCTTTATTTACGCTGCCCGAATCGAACAATGAAAAATCGATGAATCTGAAAAATCAAAGTATAAGCTTTATAATTAATTCATGCACCGATTTGGGGCAAGCATCAGATTTTCATACAGCTGGCTGGAAAATGGGGGGCGGCAAGTAGGACTGCGTCATATTTGTAAGCGGAAAACCAAACCTTTATCTTATCTTGCGAAACGCGACTGACCGCCATATACAAATAATCtgaacaaaacaaataaacggTTGGCGATTTTGCTGTCACAATGTTATTCCCATTGATTATTTTCGCGGCTTATTtgctaattaattaacaatttctTGTGACAGCCGGAGACTTCAGATTGCGATCAGAAATCCGCTTATTAGCTGGTCACTGGTTTTATAggtaatataaaaatatacctaaAACACACTAATAAGCATTTACAGCTTTACATAATCAGTATGGGAATTGTACTAATGAATGGCTGCAGTTATCCAGATACTCCCCACAAGCGGATGAACCCGACACGTGGCACTTGGGAATCAATAGACTAGACCTTGGCTTGATTGTTGTTTTCTTTCGATCAATTTTGCTTGGGTTCTGTTTTTTCCGGTCTTCTGGCGAAGCAATTGAATAACATGACAACCGAACCAGCGAATTGGATTACAcgcttaaaataaatattaccgACCAGAGAGACGTAGACGTAGAAAAATGGACATACTGTGTTTTCATAGAAggtttgttaatttattttgttgcagtTAAAACAATTTCACTTATTTCATAGCCCAACAATGAAAACCCAACGCCAAAAATACGTTTAGCCTAAAATGCCAGTCTGTATTCCCcgggaaaacaaaataataatagtaaggtaataaaattaaaaacaaaactggcACAGTACCCGCAGGATTCATGCACCCAGCGTTTGGATGTGGGGATCTTCTCCCGAACTGCCTACCTAAAGTTTCGTATATTCTTACAAAATTCGAGTGAATCGCTTAGGTCCTACTAAACAAGTTCTACGACAGAAATCTAGGATTGCAATAATTGTGTAGTTGTGCTAATTTCTAAATTGTTATCTAGACGGGGGtagtacaaaaatatatatatgtatatatatattatattacatCTAAGTGGTCATCTAGATGCCGAGCAGGCACTCGCCGTTCCCAGCAGCGCCTGCTGCGGCAAACTCCGCTGGCTACGCCTGCGTCACGAAGTAAACCTCGCCGGAAGAGCCCATGACCACGGCGTGGGTATCGCCCGTGCCGCCGGCCAAAGTCGCACTCTGGCCGGTGGCCATCATGTTGGACATGTCGGTGGTGCCGTTGCTGACGATGCTTACCGCCCCGCTGAATGCATCGTCCTGGCCACTGATCTGCGCCTCTGCACTGTGGTCCGTACTCTCCACATGCAGCTGCAGTGAGTCCACATTATCGTACAGAGATCCGCACTCGCCGCACTTAAACAGCGGCTCCACCACCTCCGGATGCTTGCGTTCTACGTGCCACTTTAGGTTCACCGCCGAGGAGAAGTTCTTTCGGCAGTTGGCCACGCCGCAGCAATACGCCCGCTGCTGGTGCGTCTGCCTGTGTCTGTACAGGATCGCCTTGGACTTGAAGGTTCGATTGCAGATAGTGCATACCGGCGTGCTAGATTCAGCGTCGTGCGTCTTCATGTGCATGCGCAGCATTCCTGGGCCCTTAAAGCTCTTTAGGCAGATCTGGCACTGCGGCTGTTTCTTGCAATTGGCCCGTATCCAGTTGGTGTGCGAGTGCATGTGGTTCTGCAGGCCCTTGAACTGCCGAAACTCGGTGCTGCACAGGTGACAAATGTATCTCCCAGATCCCAGAGGCGAGGTGTGCTGGCGTATGAACTCAGTTACCAGATTAGCATCTATTTCGTAGTTATCGTCAGCTCCGGCGGCGGCAATCACGCTGGCCGTCTGCACCAGTTGGCGAGAGTTGGCTGCGGCCAGCTTGCTACTGATCGTTGATCCAGCGGTAGGGGGCTGGTGGTCGCAGGGTTCCAGAGTCACACCGGCTGGAATTTGGTTACTTCGCTTGGCCCGCTTTGGCGTCGGACTGGCCGAGCTTACAGTCAGTGTGGGAGCCACCAGGGCGTCCGATGTCGTTGTGGCCTGGCTGAACTCAACCACAGCGTTCTCCAGTGATATGCTCTGCATCTCCTCttggtgctgctgatgatgcGGCTGCTCAGACTCCAAGAAAGCCTGGTCAATGTCCACACTAGTCTCGCCATCCGGCGGCTCCATAATTGCATATTGCAGATCGTCGTCTACATCACCGGACAGATGCGGATCCTGTTCGTCTGCGATGTACTCACAATCCTGGTCGATTTCCTCCCCATCCGGATCCTCGAGCATCTCGTCATCCTCTAGCTGGATCTCCTCGATTATGAACGTATCCTGCTCTTCTTCGTGCTTCAGTTGCTCCTCCTCATCTTCCACCTCGTCCATCGCCTGCTGTTGGTCCAAATCGTCGAAGTACTCATGCTCTTGGCTTTCACTCTGAGTGAGATCCTCATTGATCATCACTTGATGGTGCTCGTGGTGGTCCTTTAGGAAGTCCTGCTGCTGGTCGTCGTCCAGGACAATGGTCTCAAAGCTGTGATCCCCCTTGCCGTCCAGTTGCTCGTACACATCTTCAAGTTCCTCGTCCTCCACCTCACAACCGTCCTCCAGCAACTGCACGTCGGCATCACCCAGAGAAGCGCCTACATGCTGACCCATATCCGTGGCGTTCGTGGTGGTGGTCACTGTCGTGACTCCGGTGGGCGCCAAGCTGCGTTGCGGCACAAGTTGAACCAGTTGCAGGGTCTGCGTGCCATTGGGCTGCTGTACAATCTGCAGTGTCTGTCCGTTTGGCGTCTGTAGCAGCTGTGGCAGGAATTGCGATTGCGTAGCGGTGGTCTGTCCATTAGTCGTTGGCTGCGGCGCTGTGCTGATGATTTGCGCCAGCTGCGGCGCTACAATCTGGGCCGTCGTGATCAGTTGGCCGTTGGGCAACAGGATCTGCTGCGGCATAGTCGTGGTGGCGCCGGCAGCGGACAGTAGCTGTGCGGGAGCAGGTTGAAGTGTGGGCATATGAATCTGCTGGATCTGTTGCTGCATCGTTTGCTGTTGCGGCGCATGTTCCTGCATTAATTGCATCTGTGGCTGGGGGGCGGGATGCGGGGCTGACTGTGGTGCTGGTGCGGCCTCCAGATGCCTCTGCTTCTGCTGGCGGGACCCCTTGCGGAGCAGCGGCTTTAGTTTTGGTTTGGCAGgcgtctgctgctgttgctgctggactAGCTGCTGCTGGAGTTGCTCCTCAAGGATTTTCTGTTGCTTCTGCAGCTGTCGCTGTTGCTTGCGCTCCAGCTGGAGTTGTTGCTTGGCGCTGGCcgcctcctgctgctgctgctcctccattACCAGTGCCACGGTAAGACCGCGGATATACTCGCGCAGCTCCTTGTCGCTGCGCTCGACGAGCGTCTTGAAGGCGTGATTCCGGCTCACGGCGTGGACGCACTGCACGCAAATCTTGTCCGGCCAGCCCTCCGTGGGCTCCACCCGCACGCTGGTGCAGTCCATTAGCATTTCGGGCACCTTCTCGCTGAATAGCGGGCGCATTTCCTTGCGCTCCGAGATGCACAGGCGGCAGATCTTGTCCAGCTCCAGGACCTTCTTGCGATCCATTACTTCGTGTTCCTAGGGGGAGGCTGCAATGGGCAAGTTTTTAATTCGAAATTGCCATTAACTTTGGTCGGAACCCCGAAAGGTGCAAGAGTACGAGGTTTGTTATGATTTGCCCGCCAAAAAATGGTCAATTAAAATTCAGAATAATTTCATCTGTTGTAAAATGACCTGCTAACTCACTGTTATTAACATGGACTATCGACACGTCTGGTAGCACTTGTGTCAGACAGAGACAGCTATATTGTTATACACAATTTACcatgttggtgttggtgtgaGCGAAAAATGCGATTTTTAGGaccaaaaaatgaaacaaatacACGATTCCCGACTTAAATTCGGTAAATAATGGTTTTGTTTTAGTTGCACCCGCACCGCGTGCACCTTTCGACCAGGTTCCAGCAACGGAAATCAACTCACCTGCTTTgtatttatgtaatttttgCAGCTCGCCCCACATCCAACACAAAAAACTCTTTAAATATGGCCGCGTCACACAAATCCCATTCGGAACTCACATATTTGTGGTTCAGGGCGAAACACACACGATCCCGGAGGTGCGAActtcaaaaccaaaacaagtgCACACCAGTGGGTCTTTCGGGACCCGGATCGAATGAAATCACTAGCTATCTCTGGCGACGTTATCAATAAGGTTCTTCCATGAGATGAATGAATTGATGAACTGAACTTCTGCCTCTATCTGTCTTTCtctgtgtgcgagtgtgagtgagaTGATAGGCGTGTTGCAAATGGCGCTGCCAACGCGGTGTACAGAGAAAAATCCCTAACGCATGCCGGTCggaaatcaatttgtttatttcttaaGATTTCTAGAATttctttaaatactttaagcTACTTAAGCTTAAGCTAAGAGTTTCCTTCCAAACTTACCCTTTCTTCATTTATAAAagcgttttaatttttagggCTCATCGCATCTAATTCATCGATCTTAAGGACCTTCTTCATTGCTCCTAACAATTGATTTCTTCTTATAACAAATCAAACACACCACAATTTTTTTACTCACTTTAACATTTTACAGccgaaatatttaataaaactaataaaaaaacgaaaacaaattttaattcgAGGACATAGCAGTGGAACTGCCAACTCGTTTTTTAAACTGACATTTCGAACTAAAACCCACCTGTTGATCCTGGTGTTATTTTCGGATTCAGAAAACTTAAGgctaattttaataatttttaggCGGGTGGAGGCACATTTGTGTTGGCCACCTCGTACATCTGGCGCTGCTTGTTTCGCCTGTTGTGGGCGCTTACTAGAATGTATATGCCTAGGATAATAGCGAGGGCCAAAAGCAGGCAAGTGACCACAAACCAGCAGTAGAATCCTGGACCATCCTCATCGAACTCGTCTTCCTGTGCGTTCTCCCACTCGGTGTAGTTACCCGATGGATCCTCCTTTATCTGGCCAACCTTCTGCTCTCGGAAAAGCGAGGCCTTGGCCAGATTGCTTGATTCCGGATCCATGAAAACTGGCTCCGTGTTGTCTATTCGGATGAAGGTGAGCCGGCCACCGGTCAGTGTTTCCTTGAACCGTTTCAACCCATGGCCATAATACTCGTATATGTCGGCGTCAAACTCCCTATGCTGGTCCACCCACTGTCCGATCACCTGGACCTTCACCTCGCTCCTGGGATCCATGCTTCGCCCGAAATAGGCTTTTTCTGCAACATCCAGGCCACCCATTCCATTCGAATCCAGTTCGAGGACAGAGGAACGGTGCTCGAAGAGCAGGGGCAGCCTGGAGAGCTTCTTTTGCCTATACACACTGGACATATTCACCAGGATCTTCTCCACAAAGGCGTAGTTCAGGCTACCGTAAATGGGCTTTCGTTCGCCGCTGGGATTACGGAGCACACTGTTGCCCAGGTGCATCTTGTAGCTGTTAGTGACATTTCGCCATGGCAGGTAAGTGATGTTCCTCAGCTGGTAAGCCAAGGGTTCCAGTTCCACCAGTACGTTGATGTTATCCTCCAGACCATACTATAACGATATCACATTTGTAGAACGCCTATCGAGTCATCTTCCCGAGAAACTTACAAAGTTATCGCCGAAAATCATGACTACGCAGGTGAACAGGTTGTCGGACACCGCATTGACAAGATCCGTGTGCCGGAAGTGACAGAGCTCAGTCTTCTCGCGCTCCACGTTTGTGGCCTTGGCAATATAGGTCAGCCGCTCCTTCGGATTCAGCTCGGCCGCATAGTTCTGGAGCACGGTGTGGTAGGGCACCCAGGCCAGAACCGAATCACCTCCGTTGGCGCACACCTCCGCCTGAGCACCCCTTCCAGTTAGTTCTCCGTTGCGAAGCCTGAGAAAGTGGTGGTTATCCCGCTTGATTGTTGTGGAGCCGTGATCCGCGCATAGGGTGTCCACGAGGCTTGCCTGGGAAATAGAGAGATAAAAGTTAGACGGAAACAAACACCTACATCGTTCGTAAATAACCCTCGTCTTCAGCTTATCTCCGGTCCGCCGGCATTATCTTCTTTAGCTGCGATGGACACTTTGTCACTTTATCGTCAAGCTAATTCAATTTGGAATATCAGGCACTCGAAGGTGGCACACGAATAATTTACGGCTGGCATTGGATTTGTCACTTAAGGATGTCGATGGGGCAAACTAGTTTGGCGACACAACATTTGCCATTAAAGGCAAGGAGTTTTTAAACGGAGGCCATTTCTAACAAATATGGAATCGTGCAATCTGCTTTAGTCGCCAAGTAATTGGATGAACTGCGACACTCTTATTCCAAAAGCAGATCCataacaaattgcatttgtgcTAGTTCAATAGAACTGATATTTGTAATTCTTTATTGTTTACGTTTGGAATTGACCGTTTCTAAAATGCAGCTATCAATACTAAACTATAGTAAATGTAAATCCAAATGCATCCTAAAATGTATTCACATATGCCTATGATTTTACCTTCTCCTTTTGGGTCAACGTGGTGGCCCTAATGTGGCACTGCAGGTCCTCCTCGCTGGGGATGACCACATGACGATCGATCTCTGACAGAAGGATGGGATCCGTCTTGATGCAGAAATGGGGATGTTCCTCAAGGGCTGCGCCCAGTGCCACCAGCGCGGCCAGGCATCCGATGATGATGGCTTTCATAGACATTTCCGTAGTTCTAGAGCACAGAGTTCTTGGATTCAGTTGCGCGAAAGCAGTCGATAAGCACACTTCGGTGGCCAAGTAGTAactaaatttgcaattttataACACCTGAGCAACGGACTAAACGAACGCATTCAACTTGACCGCCAAGCTGTCGCACAACGAACACCCCAATATCACCATATTTATCTACTGATGAAGGATTCGGCCGAGATTTGCTTCGATTTTTGGTGAGAGCCGGTCCGTAATAGCGTCACCGAAAACCCAGTCAGTGAGTAACGACCGGGGTGAGGAATGTATTCGTTTCCCAACATGCAGTCCACACTTGGCGATAAGATAATCAATCGGCTACCATTTGACTCAATTCGAATAAACCGTATGTGTAACACTGGTTAGTTATGATTTCTGTAAGCATTTGGGGTGGACCAATAAGACTgttctttaatatttatcaaaataaattcaaaatataaagCATTATAAACTTCTCAGTCATTAATGAGCCTCCCTGCAATTGGTTTTCTTTGTAAGCAAACAAATATGCATTTAGTTAATTTctaaaacgaaatatttaatattttacattcAGGAATTAAGTCTTCCGAGTAATGtatttcaaatacaattgGCTTAGCATTATACAAATATTGGAAATTGTTTCTAATGGTTTCTATAGCACAGAAAAAGCCTTTCATGCTAACAAAATCGTTTATATTTGTTATATAGCAAAAGtacacaatttttatttaggcTTGTACAATGAAAATTGTTGAACAATTTATAGATTTGATTTTTACAGTCGGTACTCATCATGCGATCCTTTTAATAATCTTTAGCTGGCTTTAATGCAATCCTGCGGCATTCGTATTTGATTTgtacaaaattcaaaaataacaatttacattttaaggTAACAGCTTAATGTCTAGTGTACTTATACTACGACGATTGTTGTTTGCTCATCCCTAAGGCGCGCTGCGGACAACAGAGAGGATCGAACGAGACGAGACGAGACAGTAGGTGAACATTGGTGCGGAGCAGTGGATCGGTGGAGGGAGAGTTCTGTTGGGGGTTTGGATGTGGAGTGGGCTCAATCTAGGGAAGGAGAAAATACAAGTCGTACACGAACAGAGTCTAAAGATCTTGAGTTACCGTCTGAGCTGCCTCTTTCGAAGTATTCAAGCACATCATCAAAGTCGCCATCGTCGTCGCCGGagccgtcgtcgtcgtccatATCGTCATCGGAGTCCAGCGGCTCAccatcatcgtcgtcatcatccAGGTCCCCGTCGTCATCGTTGTCCGACCCATTAAGGTTACGAAGCAGGGGAAAACCCATGAAATTTTGACCTATAGCAAAAGCTAGGGGGTGAGAGGATTTAGCAACGGAAGGCTGTTTTTAACCGTTAACTTACTGTTCTCGGAGCCCGTATCCGAACCGTCCTCATCAGATTCGGGCACCTCCTCATCATCTTCCTGCAAGCATAGACATAATATTTAGTTCAATATCATCCATCCGCCGCATGAGGGTTCTCAGATCTATGGCAGCGCCGATTCCGACTCCGCCACCACCATTAAGATTCAGATTCCCATTCCCGCCACTGCTACTGCCATTGCCACCCAGTGTACGTGCCCGCCGTCGCACCCCAACAATTGAGCTGTTGGGTGCATGTTGGCGAGAAAGATTTGGACTTGCGTGCATGGCGGGACTTAGCCGGCGTAGCTGCTCCTCTTCAAATTCGTTGGGGCCGGCGGGTGCAGCGTTCTCTACCGGCTGTGGGCGCGCCGGTGCCTCCTCGAAAACCCGAAGCAGCGAAGCACCGCCAACATCGTTGGCGTTCGCCGACCCCGGCGCCACTGCGTCCGATACCTCGCTGGCCAGATCCTTAACCGCACGCACCTCTTCCGAGCGCTCGCTCTTTTTAACGCCCACAGCATAGATCTTCACGTAGGTCTCCTGTTTGGACTCGTAGCCGCTGTAGTCTTCGACCACGGCGATCAGACTCCCGTTGGCACTGACGCTCAGATCGTTTATGTTGCGTTTAACGTCAATGGTCGCAATGCTCGAGTAGTCGTAGGCATCCAGAACGTTGAAGCTGGTATCGTATGTGGTCGTCTCCATGTCATGGTCCCTATCCGCCCCCAAGCTAGCCCCGTAGATTACATGCATCGGTGAGAAGGTGCAGTTGCGCTGGTCTAGCACCGG is part of the Drosophila yakuba strain Tai18E2 chromosome 2R, Prin_Dyak_Tai18E2_2.1, whole genome shotgun sequence genome and encodes:
- the LOC6530592 gene encoding zinc finger protein 853, which codes for MDRKKVLELDKICRLCISERKEMRPLFSEKVPEMLMDCTSVRVEPTEGWPDKICVQCVHAVSRNHAFKTLVERSDKELREYIRGLTVALVMEEQQQQEAASAKQQLQLERKQQRQLQKQQKILEEQLQQQLVQQQQQQTPAKPKLKPLLRKGSRQQKQRHLEAAPAPQSAPHPAPQPQMQLMQEHAPQQQTMQQQIQQIHMPTLQPAPAQLLSAAGATTTMPQQILLPNGQLITTAQIVAPQLAQIISTAPQPTTNGQTTATQSQFLPQLLQTPNGQTLQIVQQPNGTQTLQLVQLVPQRSLAPTGVTTVTTTTNATDMGQHVGASLGDADVQLLEDGCEVEDEELEDVYEQLDGKGDHSFETIVLDDDQQQDFLKDHHEHHQVMINEDLTQSESQEHEYFDDLDQQQAMDEVEDEEEQLKHEEEQDTFIIEEIQLEDDEMLEDPDGEEIDQDCEYIADEQDPHLSGDVDDDLQYAIMEPPDGETSVDIDQAFLESEQPHHQQHQEEMQSISLENAVVEFSQATTTSDALVAPTLTVSSASPTPKRAKRSNQIPAGVTLEPCDHQPPTAGSTISSKLAAANSRQLVQTASVIAAAGADDNYEIDANLVTEFIRQHTSPLGSGRYICHLCSTEFRQFKGLQNHMHSHTNWIRANCKKQPQCQICLKSFKGPGMLRMHMKTHDAESSTPVCTICNRTFKSKAILYRHRQTHQQRAYCCGVANCRKNFSSAVNLKWHVERKHPEVVEPLFKCGECGSLYDNVDSLQLHVESTDHSAEAQISGQDDAFSGAVSIVSNGTTDMSNMMATGQSATLAGGTGDTHAVVMGSSGEVYFVTQA
- the LOC6530593 gene encoding uncharacterized protein LOC6530593 — translated: MSMKAIIIGCLAALVALGAALEEHPHFCIKTDPILLSEIDRHVVIPSEEDLQCHIRATTLTQKEKASLVDTLCADHGSTTIKRDNHHFLRLRNGELTGRGAQAEVCANGGDSVLAWVPYHTVLQNYAAELNPKERLTYIAKATNVEREKTELCHFRHTDLVNAVSDNLFTCVVMIFGDNFYGLEDNINVLVELEPLAYQLRNITYLPWRNVTNSYKMHLGNSVLRNPSGERKPIYGSLNYAFVEKILVNMSSVYRQKKLSRLPLLFEHRSSVLELDSNGMGGLDVAEKAYFGRSMDPRSEVKVQVIGQWVDQHREFDADIYEYYGHGLKRFKETLTGGRLTFIRIDNTEPVFMDPESSNLAKASLFREQKVGQIKEDPSGNYTEWENAQEDEFDEDGPGFYCWFVVTCLLLALAIILGIYILVSAHNRRNKQRQMYEVANTNVPPPA